From Mycolicibacterium nivoides, a single genomic window includes:
- a CDS encoding membrane protein, whose product MAEGKNSKLVKLVGLSVAGAGVSHFVKPQLFESITKPAFPKDTQKHIYTNGGIETAIGLGLLLPKTRKLATIGTLGYVAYLAGNAVRNR is encoded by the coding sequence ATGGCAGAGGGCAAGAACTCCAAGCTGGTCAAGCTCGTCGGCCTCAGCGTGGCCGGCGCCGGTGTCTCACATTTCGTGAAGCCGCAGCTGTTCGAGTCGATCACCAAGCCGGCGTTCCCCAAGGACACGCAGAAGCACATCTACACCAACGGTGGCATCGAGACCGCGATCGGCCTGGGCCTGCTGCTGCCCAAGACCCGCAAGTTGGCCACCATCGGCACGCTCGGCTACGTGGCCTACCTGGCCGGCAACGCCGTCCGTAACCGGTAG
- a CDS encoding TetR/AcrR family transcriptional regulator: MARISPRSIDSGANGVRRRPKDRKAQIARASAESFSALGYHGVSMEAIASRVGISAAALYRHYSSKYELFRDAVLNLSQQLVDGTAFADEPDGDPGEQLRRLVAALSDTALVNRESGGLYRWEARYLRGDDQSILDAQVRTVHRRIHRPLMELRPELSSRARWTLSTAVLGVIGSVVDHRSKLPAGQIRELLADICDTMLAAELPEFPGPADAVTTPPAAASVTKYEALLTESMRLFNRNGYRDTTMEDIAAAVGMPASGIYRYFSGKSDILAAGFRRAADRLSADMSEVLGAVSDPEQALGALIDDYVARSFDRPELDYVYYTERLNMTPADQKILRDLQRAAVESWVEVVMPVRPGWSAGQARFAVHAAMALVIDLGRLMNYENSEQTRAVVAVLIDLTLLGRYRLRTALPAR; this comes from the coding sequence ATGGCGCGCATCTCGCCCCGGTCGATCGACAGTGGTGCCAATGGTGTGCGACGCCGTCCGAAAGACCGAAAGGCCCAGATCGCGCGGGCCTCGGCGGAGTCTTTCAGCGCGCTGGGATATCACGGCGTGAGCATGGAGGCCATTGCCTCGCGGGTCGGGATCTCGGCGGCCGCGTTGTACCGGCACTATTCGAGCAAGTACGAATTGTTCCGCGACGCCGTACTGAACCTCAGCCAGCAACTCGTCGACGGAACAGCGTTCGCCGACGAGCCCGACGGGGACCCGGGTGAGCAGTTGCGCAGGCTCGTAGCGGCGCTCAGCGACACCGCGTTGGTTAACCGCGAATCCGGCGGGCTTTACCGCTGGGAGGCGCGTTATCTGCGCGGCGACGACCAGAGCATCCTCGATGCGCAGGTACGCACCGTGCACCGCCGGATTCACCGGCCGCTGATGGAACTGCGGCCCGAACTCAGCTCGCGGGCCCGCTGGACCCTGTCGACCGCGGTGCTCGGCGTGATCGGCAGCGTCGTCGATCATCGGTCCAAACTGCCTGCCGGTCAGATCCGCGAGCTGCTCGCCGATATCTGCGACACCATGCTGGCAGCCGAGCTGCCCGAGTTCCCCGGGCCGGCCGATGCCGTGACGACGCCCCCCGCTGCCGCGAGCGTAACGAAATACGAAGCGCTGCTGACCGAATCGATGCGGCTGTTCAACCGGAACGGCTACCGCGACACCACGATGGAGGACATCGCCGCCGCGGTCGGCATGCCCGCCTCGGGGATCTACCGATACTTCTCCGGCAAATCCGACATCCTGGCCGCCGGGTTCCGGCGCGCCGCCGACCGGTTGTCGGCGGACATGTCGGAGGTCCTCGGCGCGGTGTCGGACCCCGAACAGGCGCTGGGTGCCCTCATCGACGACTACGTGGCCCGATCGTTCGACCGCCCGGAGCTCGATTACGTCTACTACACCGAGCGCCTGAACATGACGCCCGCCGACCAGAAGATCCTGCGCGACCTGCAACGTGCGGCCGTGGAATCGTGGGTCGAGGTTGTCATGCCGGTACGCCCCGGGTGGAGTGCGGGGCAGGCGCGCTTCGCGGTTCATGCTGCGATGGCCTTGGTGATCGACTTGGGCCGGCTCATGAACTACGAGAATTCAGAGCAGACCCGAGCCGTCGTCGCGGTCCTGATCGATCTGACCCTGCTGGGCCGCTACCGGTTACGGACGGCGTTGCCGGCCAGGTAG